In the Halorussus salinus genome, GCTCCTCGCGCTGTTGACGGGCTTTCTGACGGGCGCGCTGTTCACCTTCCTCGGTATTCCGCTCCCCGCGCCGCCCGAACTCCCCGGTCTGGTCGGCATCGTCGGCGTCTATCTCGGCTACAAGGCGGTCGAGTACCTCGACGCGGGCATCGACCTCCTCGCGGCGCTCGGATTGGCGGGATAAGCACAACAGGCGGACTTTCTCTCTCGGCGTTCGGTACCCCGGCCGAGATTTGAAATACGATGCCGGGACGACCCTCGACCGGACGTTTCGCGCGGTTCCGGGCGAGGGCGCGCCGCGGGACCGCCAGTCCGACTACCCCGAGAGGGCTGTGCTACGTCTGGGCCGCGTCTCCGCCGTCTTCGCCGACGGTCGTCCCGTCGGTCGGGTCCGCTGGAAATCGGTCGAAGACGGCGGAAAGCGACCGCACGGCACCCGAGCGACTGCCGACACCGAGGCGTCTCCCACACGGCACCGCCACCGCACGGTATCGCCACCACACTGCACGGCACCGCCACCGCACGGTATCGCCACCACACTGCACGGCACCGCCACCACACTGCACGGCACCGCCACCACACAACACCGCATTGCACGGCACCACCACCGCACGCCGGGTCGGAGAGTCGCTACTCCGAGCTATCGGAGAACGAAGCCGGGAGAAACGAAAAAGTCGCTCAGTACGAGCGTTCTTTCGGCTCGTAGGTCTTGTCCTCGCCGTCGAG is a window encoding:
- a CDS encoding XapX domain-containing protein, which produces MNLTLTLLALLTGFLTGALFTFLGIPLPAPPELPGLVGIVGVYLGYKAVEYLDAGIDLLAALGLAG